The proteins below are encoded in one region of Dioscorea cayenensis subsp. rotundata cultivar TDr96_F1 chromosome 18, TDr96_F1_v2_PseudoChromosome.rev07_lg8_w22 25.fasta, whole genome shotgun sequence:
- the LOC120282798 gene encoding uncharacterized protein LOC120282798 → MSNGQGAILNSMAIWFCETCGGGHGASQSPIVSSAVAPMEQLERASTKRPQGSLPSNTEADPRKQLKAISLCSGKTIKAQGPIVMIERATVREVPSSSQESIEEEEEAVKEEPKESSLARPTVQEYKTQVPYPSKLKADKEDVKFNKFIIIFKQLHINIPIVEALSQMSKYTKFLKDLLTNKRKLEEVDTVALNRNCSSIMDKKMSIKLRDPGSFVIPCLLGDGGEENALTDSGASTNLASRSVRRPRGIVEDVLVTIEKLVFPVDFVILDIDEDAKTLLILGRPFLNTSKPLINWRDGKIILNVGDDEVMYQLPSSMKHSLDQDDECYFTHEPDLSMYDFVKDVFIVNPTREYVKQQLGEGQIQLAKPRH, encoded by the exons ATGAGCAATGGTCAGGGTGCCATCTTGAATTCCATGGCCATTTGGTTTTGTGAAACTTGTGGAGGAGGGCATGGAGCATCTCAGTCCCCTATTGTAAGTTCAGCAGTAGCTCCTATGGAACAG TTGGAAAGAGCTAGTACTaaaagacctcaaggaagcctcCCAAGCAATACTGAAGCAGACCCAAGGAAGCAGCTTAAGGCTATCTCACTTTGTAGTGGTAAGACCATCAAGGCTCAGGGTCCTATTGTCATGATAGAGAGGGCAACCGTACGGGAAGTCCCTAGTTCTTCACAGGAATCCatagaggaggaagaggaagcagTTAAGGAAGAACCAAAAGAGTCATCACTAGCTCGACCCACAGTTCAAGAATACAAAACCCAAGTTCCTTACCCTTCCAAGCTGAAAGCTGATAAGGAGGATGTGAAGTTTAACAAATTCATAatcatcttcaagcaactccatataaACATTCCCATAGTGGAAGCATTGTCCCAAATGTCAAAGTATACCAAATTTTTGAAAGACTTGCttaccaataagaggaagttggaagaggttGACACAGTGGCTCTCAACAGGAATTGTTCCTCCATTATGGATAAAAAGATGTCAATAAAGTTGAGAGATCCTGGAAGCTTTGTGATCCCATGTTTGTTAGGTGATGGCGGGGAAGAAAATGCACTCACCGATTCTGGAGCTAGCACAAAC TTAGCCAGTAGGTCAGTAAGGAGACCACGGGGAATTGTGGAAGATGTGCTTGTAACTATTGAAAAACTTGTCTTCCCCGTAGACTTTGTAATTCTTGATATAGATGAGGATGCAAAGACCCTACTCATTCTTGGACGACCCTTCCTAAATACATCCAAGCCCCTTATCAATTGGAGAGATGGAAAGATAATATTGAACGTGGGAGATGACGAAGTGATGTACCAACTCCCAAGTTCCATGAAGCATTCACTAGACCAAGACGATGAATGTTATTTTACACATGAGCCTGACCTTTCTATGTATGATTTTGTGAAGGATGTATTCATTGTGAACCCTACTCGCGAATATGTGAAGCAGCAGCTTGGGGAAGGACAGATACAACTTGCAAAGCCACGACATTAG
- the LOC120282385 gene encoding GDSL esterase/lipase At5g37690: MALHEERRITMSVIVMSVIMCIMSTCIDARIHLPNFILVEEKPVTFVFGDSLTDVGNNNYLPYSLAKSNYLWYGIDYEGGKPTGRFTNGRTIGDIISSKLGIESPPPYLSLSMKDDAILHGINYASGGAGILNETGAYFLQKLSFDDQITCFEKTKVAIAAKIGDTAAEKLSNLAVYFIGMGSNDYVNNYLQPFLADSQLTHDEYLDLLISTLDGQFKRLYGLGARKIVFDGLGPLGCIPSQRVKSRNGECLTLVNQYVKLFNSRVQKLLTSLDSQLSGSHFSFADSYSIVLDLIENPGKYGFKIGNTSCCNVDNTLGGLCLPNTKLCSNRKDYVFWDGYHPTDAANQIIADILFSNPSAQVAPPPAPAPTPATTHTHTLTPTPTPTHHHKPTPAAAPSPPAHHS; this comes from the exons ATGGCTTTGCATGAGGAGAGAAGGATAACTATGAGTGTTATTGTGATGAGTGTTATTATGTGTATTATGAGTACTTGCATTGATGCAAGAATTCATTTGCCAAACTTCATATTAGTAGAAGAAAAACCAGTGACCTTTGTGTTTGGAGATTCATTGACAGATGTAGGGAATAACAATTACCTGCCTTATTCTCTTGCAAAGTCTAATTATCTTTGGTATGGGATTGATTATGAAGGTGGAAAGCCAACGGGAAGATTCACTAATGGCAGAACTATAGGAGACATAATAT CCTCAAAGCTTGGGATTGAGTCTCCACCACCTTATCTATCTCTATCTATGAAAGATGATGCTATCCTTCATGGAATCAACTATGCATCAGGCGGAGCAGGCATTCTTAATGAGACTGGAGCTTActtt CTCCAGAaactttcttttgatgatcAAATAACTTGTTTTGAGAAGACCAAGGTTGCAATTGCTGCTAAAATTGGAGACACAGCTGCCGAAAAGCTCAGTAATCTGGCTGTTTATTTCATTGGAATGg GTAGCAATGATTATGTTAACAACTACTTGCAGCCGTTCTTGGCAGATAGCCAATTGACCCATGATGAGTACCTTGACCTCTTGATCTCCACTCTTGATGGACAATTCAag AGACTATATGGTCTAGGAGCTCGGAAGATTGTATTCGATGGATTAGGACCATTGGGTTGCATACCATCTCAGAGAGTGAAGTCCAGAAATGGAGAGTGTTTAACACTTGTTAATCAATATGTGAAGCTGTTCAACAGCCGTGTTCAAAAGCTTCTCACTTCTCTTGACTCCCAACTCTCCGGCAGCCACTTCTCCTTCGCCGACTCGTATTCTATTGTCTTAGATCTCATCGAGAACCCCGGAAAATATG GGTTTAAGATTGGTAACACATCATGCTGCAATGTGGACAACACTCTTGGAGGGCTTTGCTTGCCAAACACAAAGCTTTGCAGCAATAGGAAAGACTATGTATTTTGGGACGGTTACCACCCAACTGATGCTGCTAATCAAATTATTGCTGATATTCTCTTCTCAAATCCCAGTGCTCAAGTTGCTCCTCCTCCTGCTCCTGCTCCTACTCCTGCTACTACTCATACTCATACTCTTACTCCTACTCCTACTCCTACTCATCATCATAAACCAACTCCAGCAGCAGCACCATCTCCACCAGCTCATCATTCTTag